In a single window of the Solea solea chromosome 14, fSolSol10.1, whole genome shotgun sequence genome:
- the cenpi gene encoding centromere protein I: protein MAANQSASGSSDSESPSLFDSSSQPAPNSRSFNRSVRVAEKERRKNEAEDPFVLALKFFSDVEAGTPAVGNDNLEKNLVLVERVAYSKGLSPEAISVMLEFAMSLRMGTSPCVRVLKCLVPASVVPQEAVVRAMVWLGVCKIPASTQVLFIKWVLTIFDMIDAKDQLRAIYGFIFSFVTEEYLCPFVCHLLYLLTRKESVRLFRVQKLLELQSKLGRQPFLLHLLSLYKVFCPEYVTLSIPSRMKSGFRNHNSPWKSALIAVQRRNGSQIASSASLPSTIKDKTSSRKRKHYHLELPVLCSQVNQQAQTEPSLGRKLVSLVQLSSFTQLLDHMHSIELPAQMGSLLGSSLALQYLDCVQDEFALLRLNFWLGYALHEEFLFCGDGRASNSEEALQFLDKLLSTQHFLQEAFSSTEVFLYKFLSVWDGSLLRPQILSLLSNIPVVPSSQIGRLLFEPLMQLFFTSSLFFKCGLIECLNNMLLKWLVWHSVYALEDDLDISLNSHTSVNMTLSGFKDSVMELVHFVGRLASVGLQLEGGHSLLLSFILDFYETVCDTFLKYGLPLIVMFPPGVFFPALLSPDPVSVDRLAYIMYRYKVNLTSAKNQEKGTEPAFHINRQTFREFNHYLVVMVSCLWNSRMFHSGMGVELGEELLLKSNVPQYSKSFDLVHHPAFLSYAVDFHHKCWPERKDLDLESIKQSKPWSWYLEYLHNQGYDGLKQIVPAP from the exons ATGGCAGCAAACCAAAGCGCGTCGGGGTCGTCGGATTCCGAATCACCGTCCCTGTTCGACTCATCGTCTCAACCAGCGCCCAACAGTCGCAGCTTTAACAGGAGTGTGAGAgtggcagagaaagaaagaaggaagaatGAGGCGGAGGACCCGTTCGTTCTGGCCCTCAAGTTCTTCTCTGACG TTGAAGCAGGAACTCCAGCTGTTGGGAATGATAACTTGGAGAAGAACCTGGTGCTGGTGGAGAGGGTGGCCTACAGTAAAGGACTTTCCCCAGAGGCCATCTCTGTTATGCTGGAGTTTGCCATGAGCCTCCGTATGG GGACTAGTCCATGTGTGCGGGTGCTGAAGTGTCTGGTTCCTGCCTCTGTGGTGCCACAGGAGGCTGTTGTCAGAGCGATGGTTTGGCTGGGTGTCTGCAAAATACCCGCCAGCACacaa GTTCTTTTTATAAAGTGGGTGTTGACCATATTTGACATGATTGATGCAAAGGACCAGCTTCGGGCCATCTATGGTTTCATCTTCAGCTTTGTCACAGAGGAATATCTG TGTCCTTTCGTCTGCCACCTGCTGTACCTTTTGACCAGAAAGGAAAGTG tACGACTCTTCAGAGTACagaagctgctggagctgcagtcTAAGCTG GGAAGGCAGCCATTCCTCTTGCACCTTCTGTCACTTTACAAAGTGTTTTGTCCTGAATATGTGACTCTCTCCATTCCATCACGAATGAAG AGTGGATTTAGGAACCATAATTCTCCCTGGAAGTCGGCGTTGATTGCTGTCCAGAGGAGGAATGGCTCTCAGATTGCCTCCAGCGCCAGTCTGCCTTCCACAATTAAAGATAAGACCAGCTCGCGGAAAAGG AAACACTATCACCTGGAGTTGCCAGTTTTGTGCTCCCAAGTAAATCAACAGGCTCAGACGGAGCCGTCGTTGGGCAGAAAGTTGGTCTCTCTGGTGCAGCTCAGCTCCTTTACACAACTCCTTGACCACATGCACAGTATAGAG CTGCCTGCTCAGATGGGCTCACTGCTGGGTTCCAGTCTGGCACTACAGTACCTGGACTGCGTACAGGATGAGTTTGCTCTCCTACGCCTTAACTTCTGGCTAGGCTACGCCCTCCACGAAG AATTCCTGTTCTGTGGCGATGGAAGAGCTTCGAATTCCGAAGAAGCACTCCAGTTTTTGGACAAGTTGCTGTCCACACAGCACTTTCTCCAG GAAGCATTTTCCAGCACAGAAGTGTTCCTGTACAAGTTCCTCAGCGTTTGGGATGGCTCCCTCCTCCGCCCACAGATCCTCAGCCTGCTGAGCAACATTCCTGTTGTCCCCAGCTCCC AAATCGGGCGGCTCCTGTTTGAGCCCCTCATGCAGCTCTTCTTCACATCCTCGCTGTTTTTCAAG tGTGGACTGATCGAGTGCCTCAACAATATGCTCCTGAAGTGGCTGGTCTGGCATTCAGTGTATGCTCTGGAGGATGACCTCGACATCAGCCTCAACAGCCACACCTCTGT AAACATGACCCTGTCTGGGTTCAAGGATTCGGTGATGGAGCTGGTTCACTTCGTGGGTCGCCTCGCCTCTGTGGGCCTTCAGCTGGAAGGCGGCCACTCCCTTCTCCTCAGCTTCATCCTGGACTTCTATGAGACG GTGTGTGATACATTTTTGAAGTACGGGCTCCCCCTCATCGTGATGTTCCCACCTGGCGTTTTTTTCCCGGCCCTGCTCTCCCCTGACCCTGTTAGCGTGGACCGACTGGCCTACATCATGTACAG aTACAAAGTGAACTTGACGTCAGCTAAGAATCAAGAAAAAGGCACAGAG CCGGCCTTTCACATCAACCGGCAGACGTTTCGCGAGTTCAACCACTACCTGGTCGTCATGGTCAGCTGCCTGTGGAACTCCAGAATGTTTCATTCGGGCATGGGGGTAGAACTGGGAGAGGAGCTGCTCCTCAAGAGCAACGTGCCACAATACTCAAAGAGTTTTGACCTGGTCCACCACCCTGCTTTCCTGAGCTATGCCGTCGACTTTCACCACAAG TGTTGGCCTGAGAGAAAGGACTTGGACCTCGAATCCATAAAG CAATCCAAGCCATGGAGCTGGTACCTGGAGTACCTGCACAACCAAGGATATGACGGCCTTAAACAGATTGTTCCGGCCCCGTAG
- the tmem35 gene encoding novel acetylcholine receptor chaperone: protein MASPRTITIVALSFALGLFFVFMGTIKLTPRLSKDAYSEMKRAYKSYAKALPGLKKIGISSVLLRKIIGSLEVGCGVVLTLVPGRPKDVANFLLLLVMLAVLFFHQLVGDPLKRYAHALVFGILLTCRLLIARQGDERPEREDSREEQHINDQEKNKVKQS from the exons atggccTCGCCAAGGACAATAACTATTGTAGCTCTGTCTTTTGCACTCGGCTTGTTCTTCGTGTTCATGGGAACCATCAAGCTCACGCCGAGACTTAGCAAAGACGCGTACAGTGAGATG AAAAGAGCATATAAGAGCTATGCCAAGGCATTGCCAGGCCTGAAAAAGATTGGGATCAGCTCAGTCCTACTGCGTAAGATCATTGGCTCTCTGGAGGTGGGCTGCGGCGTGGTGCTCACCCTTGTCCCGGGCAGACCAAAGGATGTGGCCaactttctgctgctgctggtcatGCTGGCTGTCCTGTTCTTCCACCAGCTAGTAGGAGACCCCCTGAAGCGGTATGCCCACGCTCTAGTCTTTGGTATTCTGCTCACCTGCCGATTGCTTATTGCCCGTCAGGGTGATGAGCGGCCAGAGCGAGAGGACAGCAGAGAGGAACAGCACATTAATGATCAGGAAAAGAACAAGGTCAAGCAGTCTTAA
- the arl13a gene encoding ADP-ribosylation factor-like protein 13A, whose protein sequence is MDIDLLLYQFQRRWWPLCSPCSPQVNMFNLMSNWCSWVSKIQEPVRKVTISVVGLDKAGKTSSIRGLLRVHHGVEAGPTHGCVRNELRVENYLVTLLDVGGSAESRGDWRELYSEAHGLIFVVDSSDRQRMKEVRDVLADLLKQPRVAGKPILVLANKQDKMNALLGSELIETLSLEKLVNQSRSLCHIEPCSALMDLRRWSDRKTLRGLRWLLRAVYLDYAELCIRVANDSKRPLETREREKNGKTKKTRRKTRAEQMQSSKSDLRQVHRPKDKEKTSKGEGKLQPIRNMLQKESTIKKKLKSKRKNKPVKDKGGEKEQDEANEQREEEEGDSNEGDQDNSGQQASSALILPKKGKMNRKPKVKKETVDTPESLDNDEKPLKAKGEKRKKRKVVKVKRKNKINTEEMPRAYSQPVDLSATFDLYRKAILALKERQEQRQ, encoded by the exons ATGGACATCGACTTGCTTCT GTACCAGTTCCAGAGACGATGGTGGCCTCTGTGCTCGCCTTGTTCACCTCAAGTAAACATGTTCAACCTAATGAGCAACTGGTGCAGCTGGGTCTCCAAAATACAAGAGCCAGTCAG AAAAGTGACCATTTCTGTGGTTGGTCTTGACAAAGCAGGAAAAACCTCCTCCATCAGAGGACTGCTGAGAG TCCACCACGGCGTGGAAGCAGGACCCACTCACGGCTGTGTACGAAACGAGCTGAGGGTGGAGAACTACCTGGTCACCCTGTTGGACGTGGGAGGTTCGGCGGAGTCGAGAGGAGACTGGAGGGAGCTCTACTCTGAGGCCCACGGGCTCATCTTTGTGGTGGACTCCAGTGACAGGCAGAGGATGAAGGAGGTCAGGGACGTTCTGGCTGATCTGCTGAAGCAGCCAAGAGTGGCTGGGAAACCCATACTCGT GTTGGCAAACAAACAGGACAAAATGAACGCGTTGCTGGGAAGTGAGCTGATTGAGACTCTGTCTCTTGAAAAGCTGGTCAACCAGAGCCGCTCTCTGTGCCATATT GAGCCTTGTTCAGCCTTAATGGACTTGCGGCGCTGGTCGGACAGAAAGACCCTGCGAGGACTTCGCTGGCTGCTGCGTGCCGTGTATTTGGATTATGCTGAGCTGTGTATCCGCGTAGCCAACGACAGCAAGAGGCCTctggagacgagagagagggagaagaatggaaaaacaaagaaaacgcGCAGGAAAACCAGGGCAGAGCA AATGCAGTCCAGCAAGTCAGATCTTCGCCAGGTTCATCGGCCAAAAGACAAGGAGAAAACGAGCAAGGGCGAAGGAAAGCTGCAACCCATTCGGAACATGCTGCAAAAG gAGTCGACAATtaaaaagaagctgaaatcaaagAGGAAGAACAAGCCAGTTAAGGACAAAGGAGGTGAAAAAGAACAAGATGAAGCAAATgaacagagggaggaagaggagggtgacAGTAATGAAGGAGACCAGGACAACTCTGGTCAACAAGCCAGCAGTGCCCTGATCCTGCCCAAAAAGGGCAAAATGAACCGCAAACCAAAAGTGAAAAAAGAGACCGTGGACACGCCAGAGTCTCTGGACAACGACGAGAAGCCACTCAAAG CCAAaggggaaaagaggaagaagaggaaagttGTGAAAGTGAAAAGGAAGAATAAGATCAACACAGAGGAGATGCCGAGAGCTTACTCTCAACCCGTGGACCTCTCTGCAACCTTTG ATCTTTACCGGAAAGCCATACTTGCCCTGAAGGAACGTCAGGAACAGAGGCAGTGA